Proteins encoded in a region of the Corynebacterium genitalium ATCC 33030 genome:
- a CDS encoding succinate dehydrogenase cytochrome b subunit, whose product MTVQNADRDAIRHGKITEEPLRERPGVPTWALKLIMAVTGLIFFLFVIGHMVGNLKIFMPDHGDVPAIDEYGHFLRTIGNPLFPGESFLWMVRIVLLACLFLHIWGAFALNARSRQSRGKFRRTNLMGGIQSTAARWMLITGVILLLFIIFHLLDLTIGEVVASNAFEAGAVKNNMLATFAPARWPVTLFYVVAMLALFMHLTHGVYLAVSDLGWLGKRGHAIMIVLAYWIPAIVVLANIAMPLSIAFGIVH is encoded by the coding sequence ATGACTGTTCAAAATGCAGACCGCGACGCAATTCGTCACGGCAAAATTACCGAAGAGCCGCTGCGTGAGCGGCCAGGAGTGCCTACCTGGGCGCTCAAGCTCATCATGGCCGTGACCGGCCTGATTTTCTTCTTGTTCGTCATCGGCCACATGGTCGGTAACCTCAAGATCTTCATGCCAGATCACGGCGATGTGCCGGCTATCGATGAATACGGCCACTTCTTGCGCACAATCGGAAACCCGCTGTTCCCGGGCGAGTCCTTCCTCTGGATGGTTCGCATTGTGCTGCTGGCCTGCCTGTTCCTGCACATTTGGGGCGCGTTCGCGCTGAACGCCCGCTCGCGCCAGTCCCGCGGTAAGTTCCGCCGCACCAACCTGATGGGCGGAATCCAGTCCACCGCTGCGCGCTGGATGCTGATCACCGGTGTGATCCTGCTGCTGTTCATCATCTTCCACCTGCTCGACCTGACCATTGGTGAGGTCGTCGCGTCCAACGCCTTCGAGGCTGGCGCAGTGAAGAACAACATGCTGGCCACCTTCGCACCCGCACGCTGGCCGGTCACCCTGTTCTACGTCGTGGCTATGCTCGCGCTGTTCATGCACCTCACCCACGGTGTGTACCTGGCTGTGTCTGACCTGGGCTGGCTGGGTAAGCGCGGCCACGCGATCATGATCGTGTTGGCTTACTGGATCCCGGCGATTGTGGTGCTTGCCAACATCGCTATGCCGCTGTCCATTGCATTTGGAATCGTGCACTAG
- a CDS encoding SRPBCC family protein, whose product MTETNSATRVIDASAKDIFDILSNPARHPETDNSGMVVSLDQGDRIQAVGDTFTMNMTKEDGDYQTRNEVFAFQENKVIGWQNVENTTAEVKVGAKWLYELESEGSDSTRVTLTYDRSEIELDNVRKMSEENFTDEVMEESLSALAAAVDGTDNPTQKSS is encoded by the coding sequence ATGACTGAGACGAATTCCGCAACACGCGTTATTGACGCTTCCGCTAAAGACATCTTCGACATCCTCTCCAATCCCGCACGCCACCCAGAGACCGATAACTCCGGCATGGTGGTCTCCCTCGACCAGGGCGACCGTATCCAGGCTGTGGGCGACACCTTCACCATGAACATGACCAAGGAGGACGGCGACTACCAGACCCGTAACGAGGTCTTCGCCTTCCAGGAGAACAAGGTCATCGGCTGGCAGAACGTGGAAAACACCACCGCCGAGGTCAAGGTGGGCGCCAAGTGGCTGTACGAGCTCGAGTCCGAGGGCTCTGACTCCACCCGCGTTACCCTCACCTACGATCGCTCCGAAATCGAGCTGGACAACGTCCGCAAGATGTCCGAGGAGAACTTCACCGACGAGGTCATGGAGGAGTCCCTCTCTGCCCTTGCAGCTGCAGTCGATGGCACCGATAACCCGACTCAGAAGTCTTCCTAG
- a CDS encoding DUF4352 domain-containing protein, with translation MSNSYNPNNPYGSQQPDWTSGGADSSGGSTRYTGGYGAGQYGAGAGQEYGAGQYGAGQYGAGQYGAGQYGAGQYGAGAGQYGTGQYGAGQYGTGAGQQYGVDQSGAGAAAPYEQNQTQSLFQNQGQGQYGFDQPQYGPPQQPGGSKLNILGIISIALAVLGTIMSFFPATLVFGWLLLPIALVVGIIGLVMKDMSKGPAIAGVITAVVGGLIALTVFFVAASSTSDSAAEDAGDAAPADGASAGGAADNGKDKGKSKAKGSDAGKSRENPLPLGSTITQGDWEVTINSVNLDATDEIMEENPFSDEPKDGMVHILVNMTAKYIGDDPQGESPLIFVSYVSPEGKTYESHEVTLVEPDMFDLSTTLYNGADTSGNIGVSIPIEGKEEGTIVVEADLYSGEKVFYAVK, from the coding sequence ATGTCCAATAGCTACAATCCGAACAACCCATACGGTTCACAGCAACCGGATTGGACATCGGGTGGTGCGGACAGTTCCGGTGGATCGACCCGCTACACCGGTGGTTACGGCGCGGGCCAATATGGCGCTGGTGCTGGTCAGGAGTACGGCGCGGGACAGTACGGCGCCGGGCAGTACGGTGCCGGGCAGTACGGTGCCGGGCAGTACGGTGCCGGGCAGTACGGTGCAGGTGCCGGGCAATATGGAACCGGCCAGTACGGTGCGGGCCAGTACGGTACGGGCGCCGGGCAGCAGTACGGTGTGGACCAGTCCGGTGCTGGGGCTGCGGCACCGTATGAGCAGAACCAAACCCAGTCCCTTTTTCAGAACCAGGGGCAGGGCCAGTACGGCTTTGATCAGCCCCAGTACGGCCCGCCGCAGCAGCCCGGGGGATCGAAGCTGAACATTCTGGGCATTATTTCGATTGCTCTCGCGGTCCTGGGCACGATCATGTCTTTCTTCCCGGCGACACTGGTGTTCGGGTGGCTTCTGCTTCCCATCGCGCTCGTGGTCGGCATCATTGGCTTGGTCATGAAAGACATGTCGAAGGGTCCGGCCATCGCCGGTGTGATTACTGCGGTTGTCGGCGGGCTCATCGCGCTGACCGTGTTCTTTGTGGCTGCGAGCTCCACGAGCGACAGCGCTGCCGAGGATGCCGGCGACGCTGCGCCAGCTGACGGCGCCTCCGCAGGAGGGGCAGCCGATAACGGTAAAGACAAGGGCAAGAGTAAGGCCAAGGGTTCTGATGCAGGCAAGAGCCGCGAGAACCCGCTGCCGCTGGGTAGCACCATCACTCAGGGGGACTGGGAAGTCACGATCAACTCGGTCAACTTGGACGCGACCGATGAGATCATGGAGGAGAACCCGTTCAGCGACGAGCCGAAAGACGGGATGGTGCACATCTTGGTCAACATGACGGCGAAGTACATTGGTGACGATCCCCAGGGTGAGAGCCCGCTTATCTTTGTGTCGTACGTGTCGCCGGAGGGTAAGACTTATGAGTCTCACGAGGTCACGCTCGTGGAGCCGGACATGTTCGATCTTTCCACCACCCTCTACAACGGGGCGGACACGTCGGGCAACATCGGTGTGTCCATTCCGATTGAGGGGAAGGAAGAGGGCACGATCGTCGTCGAGGCTGACTTGTACTCCGGCGAGAAGGTCTTCTACGCGGTGAAGTAA
- the lpdA gene encoding dihydrolipoyl dehydrogenase, with protein MAKEQYDVVVIGAGPGGYVAAIRAAQLGQKVAVVEKQYWGGVCLNVGCIPSKSLIKNAEVAHIFNHEAKTFGIKGDVSFEYGDAHQRSRKVSEKIVGGVHYLMKKNKITEINGVGSFKDAKTIEITEGDDQGKEISFDNCIIATGSIVKTLPGIELSDNVVSYEEQILNPEAPKKMVIVGAGAIGMEFAYVLSNYGVDVTVVEFMDRVLPNEDKDVSKEIAKAYKKLGVKLLTGHATTEVRDNGDSVEVDIKKKDSDDVETLTVDRVMVAVGFQPRVEGFGLDNTGVKLTERGAIEVDERMRTNVEGIYAIGDVTAKLQLAHVAEAQGIVAAETIAGAETMELGDYQMMPRATFCNPQVASMGYTEEQAKEKFSDKDIKVATFPFSANGKALGLAESQGFGKLVVDGEYGEIIGCHLVGANVSELLPEINLAQRFDLTAGEIARNVHIHPTLSEVLKEIAHGVEGHMINL; from the coding sequence GTGGCTAAAGAACAATATGACGTTGTAGTAATCGGCGCGGGCCCTGGCGGCTACGTCGCCGCTATCCGTGCGGCTCAGCTTGGACAGAAAGTTGCAGTCGTAGAGAAGCAGTACTGGGGCGGTGTCTGCCTGAACGTGGGCTGCATCCCGTCGAAGTCTCTGATCAAGAACGCTGAAGTGGCGCACATCTTCAACCACGAGGCGAAGACCTTCGGCATCAAGGGTGACGTTTCCTTCGAGTACGGCGATGCACACCAGCGCTCCCGCAAGGTCTCCGAGAAGATCGTCGGCGGTGTCCACTACCTGATGAAGAAGAACAAGATCACCGAGATCAACGGTGTCGGTTCTTTCAAGGACGCCAAAACCATTGAGATCACCGAGGGCGATGACCAGGGCAAGGAAATCTCCTTCGATAACTGCATCATCGCTACCGGTTCCATTGTGAAGACGCTGCCGGGCATCGAGCTGTCTGACAATGTCGTCTCCTACGAGGAGCAGATCCTCAACCCGGAGGCTCCCAAGAAGATGGTCATCGTCGGCGCTGGCGCGATCGGCATGGAGTTCGCCTACGTGCTGTCCAACTACGGCGTGGACGTCACCGTCGTCGAGTTCATGGACCGCGTTTTGCCGAACGAGGACAAGGACGTGTCCAAGGAGATCGCCAAGGCGTACAAGAAGCTTGGCGTGAAGCTGCTGACCGGCCACGCCACCACCGAGGTGCGCGACAACGGCGATTCGGTCGAGGTGGACATCAAGAAGAAGGACTCCGACGATGTGGAGACCCTCACCGTCGACCGCGTCATGGTGGCCGTCGGCTTCCAGCCGCGTGTCGAGGGCTTCGGCCTGGACAATACCGGTGTCAAGCTCACTGAGCGTGGCGCCATCGAGGTCGACGAGCGTATGCGCACCAACGTCGAGGGCATCTACGCCATCGGCGACGTGACCGCGAAGCTGCAGCTCGCCCACGTTGCTGAGGCTCAGGGTATCGTGGCCGCAGAGACGATCGCCGGTGCTGAGACCATGGAGCTCGGCGACTACCAGATGATGCCACGCGCAACCTTCTGCAACCCGCAGGTCGCGTCCATGGGCTACACCGAGGAGCAGGCGAAGGAGAAGTTCTCCGACAAGGACATCAAGGTAGCTACCTTCCCGTTCTCCGCGAACGGCAAGGCTCTCGGCCTGGCTGAGTCCCAGGGCTTCGGCAAGCTCGTCGTCGACGGCGAGTACGGCGAGATCATCGGCTGCCACCTGGTGGGCGCCAACGTGTCCGAGCTGCTGCCGGAGATCAACCTGGCTCAGCGCTTCGACCTCACCGCCGGTGAGATCGCGCGCAACGTCCACATTCACCCGACGCTGTCCGAGGTGCTCAAGGAGATCGCTCACGGTGTCGAGGGCCACATGATCAACCTCTAA
- a CDS encoding alpha/beta hydrolase, translating into MKLSRPALASAAALVIAASSLSLVHSTPADEPLAVTPLDDGTEHPAPEPDPQAAADSGAEAEKPAAKEDAAEDGTELDPAAELPKPGAGADQVDDDVKRESETTPNHADQTPVLAKMTELTEAPKKVSGGGKDDQWWFKTTKQKRNEKEWVKGAKPIVEAWNVYSDSMGRDIPVAIIPARDENGNPITGAPTLYMLNGAGGAEQNADWITSGDADIFFENKGVNVVIPMEGAFSYYVDWLEDDEYLKQNSPYFKGPQKWTTFLGRELRPAVEDHLEANGKRAVVGMSMSATSSLLLAEHYPGEFDAVGSFSGCAATSTPIPWAFAGLTVNRAASNGGRITPAHAWGPMGSPYNRYNDALVNADKLEGSKLYISNASGLGANEDMFGYRTEVRGQKSADALSGSATTVVEGGVIEGATNACTHDLRAKLNGLGIEAHYEFKNAGTHSWPVWEDDMRRSWNTVIGPTLIGEGFKPDESLQESNSWNANGSS; encoded by the coding sequence ATGAAGCTTTCCCGCCCCGCCCTCGCTTCGGCTGCCGCGCTCGTTATCGCCGCTAGCTCGCTGTCTTTGGTCCACTCGACACCCGCCGACGAGCCGCTCGCTGTCACGCCGCTTGACGACGGCACCGAGCACCCCGCCCCCGAACCCGACCCGCAGGCAGCGGCCGACTCCGGTGCAGAAGCCGAGAAACCTGCAGCAAAGGAAGACGCCGCTGAGGACGGGACAGAGCTGGACCCGGCAGCTGAGCTTCCCAAGCCCGGAGCCGGTGCTGACCAGGTTGACGATGACGTGAAACGGGAGTCCGAGACGACCCCTAACCACGCCGACCAGACACCCGTCTTGGCAAAGATGACTGAGCTGACGGAGGCCCCGAAGAAGGTGTCCGGCGGAGGCAAGGATGATCAGTGGTGGTTCAAGACCACCAAGCAAAAGCGCAACGAGAAGGAATGGGTCAAGGGCGCGAAACCGATCGTCGAGGCCTGGAACGTTTACTCCGATTCGATGGGGCGCGATATCCCTGTGGCCATCATCCCGGCCCGAGACGAGAACGGTAACCCCATCACGGGTGCCCCGACGCTCTACATGCTGAACGGAGCCGGCGGCGCGGAGCAGAATGCCGACTGGATTACCTCTGGCGACGCTGACATCTTCTTTGAGAACAAGGGGGTGAACGTGGTCATCCCGATGGAGGGCGCCTTCTCCTACTACGTCGACTGGCTTGAAGACGATGAATACCTGAAGCAGAACTCCCCGTACTTCAAGGGCCCGCAGAAGTGGACGACGTTCCTGGGCCGCGAATTGCGCCCTGCCGTGGAGGACCACTTGGAGGCTAACGGCAAGCGCGCTGTGGTGGGCATGTCCATGTCAGCCACCTCTTCCCTCTTGCTCGCGGAGCACTACCCAGGCGAGTTCGACGCTGTGGGATCCTTCTCCGGTTGTGCGGCGACCTCAACTCCAATTCCTTGGGCGTTCGCTGGCTTGACTGTGAACCGTGCGGCGTCGAACGGGGGCCGCATTACCCCGGCGCACGCGTGGGGTCCGATGGGCAGCCCCTACAACCGCTACAACGACGCGCTTGTCAATGCCGACAAGCTCGAAGGCTCCAAGCTATACATCTCCAACGCGTCCGGTCTTGGAGCGAACGAAGACATGTTCGGCTACCGCACCGAGGTCCGCGGCCAGAAGTCTGCTGACGCGCTTTCCGGTTCCGCAACCACAGTCGTTGAGGGTGGCGTGATCGAAGGAGCCACCAACGCGTGCACCCACGACCTTCGGGCGAAGCTGAACGGACTGGGAATCGAAGCCCACTACGAATTCAAGAATGCTGGCACCCACTCTTGGCCTGTGTGGGAGGATGACATGCGTCGCTCCTGGAACACCGTCATCGGCCCGACACTGATCGGAGAAGGATTCAAGCCGGACGAGTCTCTGCAGGAATCGAACTCCTGGAACGCGAACGGGTCTAGCTAG
- a CDS encoding alpha/beta hydrolase translates to MKFLRSALAVAAATSIALGAAPAIAQAAPVSAAQAAGQAPVGVVKNWDANPAPKAINTGETAKWVHEVDHNKVWAFWVHSPSMGRDIPVAVIPARNAQGQPVKNAPTVYLLNGAGGAEQNNDWLTYAETQKFYADKGVNVVIPMEGAFSYYTDWLNTPNAKYFRGPQKWETFLTKELPGPIENRLGADSRRAVVGFSMSGTSALVLPTKVPGFYDAAASFSGCAATSSPAGYNFARLTVNRGAGSAANYQTVTPEQMWGPMGGPYNRANDALVNADKLRGTNLYVSTATGLASENDMVSTLVGKGAQVPAASANAMVLQVEGGVIEAAINTCNHDLKAKLNSLNIPAHYEFRNVGTHSWPDWRKDLENSWYKTIKPAFGM, encoded by the coding sequence ATGAAGTTCCTCCGCTCAGCCCTCGCAGTTGCGGCCGCAACCTCGATTGCGCTCGGTGCCGCCCCGGCCATTGCCCAAGCAGCTCCGGTTTCGGCAGCTCAAGCGGCCGGCCAAGCTCCGGTAGGCGTGGTGAAGAACTGGGACGCCAACCCGGCCCCGAAGGCGATCAACACCGGCGAGACCGCAAAGTGGGTCCACGAGGTCGACCACAACAAGGTTTGGGCTTTCTGGGTTCACTCCCCGTCCATGGGCCGTGACATCCCAGTTGCTGTCATCCCGGCGCGCAACGCGCAGGGCCAGCCGGTCAAGAACGCCCCGACGGTCTACCTGCTCAACGGTGCTGGCGGTGCGGAGCAGAACAACGACTGGTTGACCTACGCCGAAACCCAGAAGTTCTACGCCGACAAGGGCGTCAACGTGGTCATCCCGATGGAGGGCGCGTTCTCCTACTACACCGACTGGCTGAACACCCCGAACGCCAAGTACTTCCGTGGCCCGCAGAAGTGGGAGACGTTCCTGACGAAGGAGCTGCCGGGACCGATCGAGAATCGTCTGGGCGCTGACAGCCGCCGCGCGGTCGTCGGCTTCTCCATGTCTGGCACCTCCGCGCTGGTCCTGCCGACGAAGGTGCCCGGTTTCTACGACGCCGCTGCATCCTTCTCCGGTTGTGCTGCCACCTCCAGCCCGGCTGGGTACAACTTCGCCCGCCTGACCGTCAACCGCGGTGCTGGCTCGGCTGCGAACTACCAGACGGTCACCCCGGAGCAGATGTGGGGCCCGATGGGCGGCCCGTACAACCGCGCCAACGACGCACTGGTGAACGCCGACAAGCTGCGCGGCACCAACCTGTACGTCTCCACCGCTACGGGCCTGGCATCCGAGAACGATATGGTGTCTACCCTTGTCGGCAAGGGTGCTCAGGTTCCGGCGGCATCTGCGAACGCGATGGTGCTCCAGGTTGAAGGTGGCGTGATCGAGGCTGCCATCAACACCTGCAACCACGACCTGAAGGCGAAGCTGAACAGCCTGAACATTCCGGCCCACTACGAGTTCCGCAACGTGGGCACCCACTCCTGGCCGGACTGGCGCAAGGACCTGGAGAACTCCTGGTACAAGACCATTAAGCCGGCATTCGGCATGTAG
- a CDS encoding prolyl oligopeptidase family serine peptidase — protein sequence MTSNAPDLSIAPAELDEITGDKALAWASAWSAHTEQQNQDEELAGRIRDALDTDEKIPYVTRRGDYLYNFWRDREHPRGIWRRTTTDAYLRGTGEWEVVVDVDKLARDEGEDWVWKGAVVRPIANDRALIKLSRGGADAVTVREYHVDDRAFIDGSELPEAKTDVSWIDRDTLLVGTDIGKDSVTESGYPVEVRKWERGTAIEDAPVVFRGERSDVAVGAHVDHTPGFERVIFERALDFYTSRTYIDGELVDVPEDCIVVPHKQWLFLLPRTAFDGIPAGALAVASLDLTEKRVLIDDFPIEDLSVTATTLLVTVLDNVVTRIFRFELGTWDRSEVELPEAATASVVGTSPLDGDETWINVSSFTTPSTLLRDGEVVRQAPALFDASGLETRQHWATSADGTKVPYFITGDFSQGQRPCLVGGYGGFEVSLTPGYSAVRGISWMEKGYYFVQPNLRGGGEFGPEWHSQVVKTNRHKVWEDHRAVLEDVVARGYSTPEQLAIRGGSNGGLLTSGALVQYPGLFGAAVIQVPLTDMLRYHTLSAGASWMAEYGDPDVPEERAALESWSPLHNVTDSPTYPPALVTTSTRDDRVHPAHARTFALALAKAGQPVDYFENTAGGHAGAADNEQVARVESLIYTWLENQIGNSSDQTSD from the coding sequence ATGACCTCTAACGCCCCCGATCTGTCTATTGCCCCAGCTGAACTCGACGAGATCACGGGCGACAAAGCCCTCGCATGGGCCTCCGCTTGGTCCGCCCACACGGAGCAGCAGAACCAGGACGAGGAGCTGGCGGGCCGCATCCGGGACGCCTTGGACACTGACGAGAAGATCCCGTACGTCACGCGGCGCGGAGATTACCTCTACAACTTCTGGCGCGACCGTGAGCACCCGCGCGGGATCTGGCGCCGCACAACCACTGACGCTTACCTGCGGGGAACTGGTGAGTGGGAAGTGGTGGTAGACGTCGATAAGCTCGCGCGCGATGAAGGAGAAGACTGGGTCTGGAAAGGTGCCGTGGTCAGGCCCATCGCGAACGACCGCGCACTGATCAAGCTCTCGCGCGGCGGCGCGGACGCGGTGACGGTGCGTGAATACCACGTCGACGACCGAGCATTCATTGACGGCTCCGAGCTCCCTGAAGCCAAGACCGACGTCAGCTGGATCGACCGCGACACGCTACTCGTGGGCACTGACATAGGCAAAGACTCGGTCACGGAGTCCGGATACCCGGTCGAGGTGCGGAAGTGGGAGCGCGGAACCGCGATCGAGGACGCGCCGGTGGTCTTCCGCGGTGAGCGCAGCGACGTCGCAGTAGGCGCGCACGTCGACCACACCCCCGGCTTTGAGCGCGTGATTTTCGAGCGCGCGCTGGACTTCTACACCTCGCGCACGTACATCGACGGCGAGCTCGTGGATGTCCCCGAGGACTGCATCGTCGTGCCGCACAAACAGTGGCTGTTCCTGCTGCCGCGCACGGCGTTCGACGGCATCCCGGCGGGTGCTCTCGCAGTGGCATCGTTGGATCTCACCGAGAAGCGCGTGCTTATCGACGACTTCCCCATCGAAGACCTCTCCGTCACCGCCACCACCCTGCTGGTGACGGTGCTGGACAACGTGGTCACGCGCATCTTCCGCTTCGAGCTGGGCACCTGGGACCGCTCCGAAGTCGAACTCCCGGAAGCGGCGACAGCGTCGGTGGTGGGAACGAGCCCGCTCGACGGCGATGAAACCTGGATCAACGTGTCGTCTTTCACCACTCCCTCCACGCTGCTGCGTGACGGCGAGGTGGTGCGCCAAGCACCCGCGCTTTTCGACGCGTCCGGCCTGGAAACCCGCCAACACTGGGCCACCTCAGCGGACGGGACGAAGGTGCCATACTTCATCACCGGCGACTTTTCGCAGGGTCAGCGGCCGTGCTTGGTCGGCGGATACGGCGGCTTCGAGGTGTCACTCACCCCGGGGTACTCCGCTGTGCGCGGAATCTCCTGGATGGAGAAGGGCTACTACTTCGTCCAACCCAATTTGCGTGGCGGCGGCGAGTTCGGCCCCGAATGGCACTCGCAGGTGGTCAAGACCAACCGGCACAAGGTGTGGGAGGACCACCGGGCAGTGCTCGAAGACGTAGTCGCCCGCGGTTATTCCACGCCGGAGCAGCTGGCCATCCGTGGCGGCTCCAACGGCGGACTGCTCACATCCGGCGCGCTGGTGCAGTACCCGGGCCTGTTCGGCGCGGCCGTGATCCAGGTGCCACTGACCGACATGCTGCGCTACCACACTCTGTCAGCAGGAGCGTCCTGGATGGCCGAGTACGGCGACCCGGACGTACCGGAGGAACGCGCCGCGCTAGAGAGCTGGTCGCCCCTGCACAACGTGACCGACTCCCCTACCTATCCCCCAGCGCTGGTGACCACCTCCACCCGTGATGACCGTGTGCACCCCGCGCACGCCCGAACCTTCGCGCTCGCCTTGGCAAAGGCCGGTCAGCCCGTGGATTACTTCGAGAACACCGCCGGCGGTCACGCCGGTGCCGCCGACAACGAGCAGGTCGCACGGGTTGAATCGCTCATCTATACCTGGCTGGAGAATCAGATCGGGAACTCTTCAGATCAAACTTCCGACTGA
- a CDS encoding copper chaperone PCu(A)C: MKKPLTLAAVLCAGALGLAGCGDNTETAGTSETTSEATPDAASGAPSDVASEASSEATIELVDGYCRAKPAADDDAAMESATDLDKKHSDMTACFGTLKNTSDQDISVKSFAVPSLEGASTELHEVVDGVMQEKPGGFTVAPGETYELVPGGDHLMIMNYDEAIPAGETLEVEITTDADTTLSIEIPVREQPSGEENYGGHEGHDDHE; this comes from the coding sequence ATGAAGAAACCACTGACTCTCGCCGCCGTCCTGTGCGCTGGCGCCCTCGGGCTGGCCGGGTGCGGCGACAACACGGAGACTGCAGGCACATCAGAAACAACATCGGAAGCCACCCCGGATGCCGCGTCGGGCGCTCCGTCGGATGTTGCGTCCGAAGCTTCCTCTGAGGCAACCATCGAGCTTGTCGACGGCTACTGCCGCGCCAAGCCTGCCGCCGACGACGACGCCGCCATGGAGAGCGCGACTGACTTGGACAAGAAGCACTCCGACATGACGGCCTGCTTCGGCACTCTGAAAAACACCTCCGATCAGGACATCTCCGTCAAGTCGTTCGCTGTCCCGTCGCTCGAAGGCGCATCGACCGAGCTCCACGAAGTCGTGGACGGCGTCATGCAGGAAAAGCCAGGCGGCTTCACCGTCGCCCCGGGTGAGACCTACGAGCTGGTCCCCGGCGGCGACCACCTGATGATCATGAACTACGACGAGGCCATCCCCGCCGGTGAGACGCTGGAGGTCGAGATCACCACCGACGCCGACACCACCCTTTCCATCGAGATCCCGGTGCGCGAACAGCCCTCCGGCGAGGAGAACTACGGTGGCCACGAGGGCCACGACGATCACGAGTAA
- a CDS encoding Dyp-type peroxidase: protein MTDNPRPRAHQPTRRQFLHGAGVAGAAGMVAAGASACANEGGGEGGVDKPKDAWPGQGMGEEADAYLADSRVDFDGEHQAGVATPEQAFNKLIAFNLQDGKDSVEDARRLMRLWTDDARRMCSGLAGLADLEPENMVSTANLTITVGFGRSFLDKLGLDAPEWLGDLPAYSRDELREEWSGGDLCLQICADDRFTVSHAARFMTKTARNYVDTAWIQDGFLHARGSIEQGETPRNLFGQLDGSGNPPTDDFDDIVWISDGPAWLNGGTAMVVRRVAMLLDEWDILDRPSREVAVGRTLDTGAPLTGQDEFDEPDFDARDEYGLPVIDPNSHMARAFSDDPAERIFRRPYNYDMPPGPDSRGSSNAGQMFICFQKNPLQQFDPIQKRLDDADRLNEWITHIGSAVFAIPRGTRDGEYWGQHLLEG, encoded by the coding sequence ATGACCGACAACCCCCGCCCCAGAGCGCACCAACCGACCCGCCGCCAGTTCCTGCACGGCGCAGGAGTTGCCGGGGCTGCTGGAATGGTAGCTGCTGGGGCTTCGGCGTGCGCGAATGAAGGGGGCGGGGAAGGAGGCGTCGATAAGCCAAAGGACGCGTGGCCCGGGCAAGGCATGGGCGAAGAAGCGGACGCGTATCTCGCTGACTCGCGCGTTGATTTCGACGGGGAGCACCAGGCTGGTGTTGCCACGCCCGAGCAGGCCTTCAACAAGCTCATCGCGTTCAATCTCCAGGACGGCAAGGACTCCGTGGAGGACGCGCGGCGCCTCATGCGGCTGTGGACTGATGACGCCCGGCGCATGTGCTCTGGCCTGGCCGGGCTTGCGGACCTCGAGCCGGAGAACATGGTCTCCACCGCGAACCTGACCATCACGGTCGGGTTCGGCCGCAGCTTCCTGGACAAGCTCGGGCTGGATGCGCCGGAGTGGCTCGGGGATCTTCCCGCGTATTCTCGTGACGAGCTCCGTGAGGAATGGTCCGGCGGCGACCTTTGCCTGCAGATCTGCGCGGACGACCGCTTCACCGTCTCGCACGCGGCGCGGTTCATGACGAAGACGGCGCGCAACTACGTCGACACCGCGTGGATCCAGGACGGGTTCCTGCACGCCCGCGGCTCGATCGAGCAGGGCGAAACGCCGCGCAACCTCTTCGGGCAGCTCGACGGGTCCGGCAACCCGCCTACCGATGACTTCGACGACATCGTCTGGATCTCCGACGGCCCCGCGTGGCTGAACGGCGGCACCGCGATGGTGGTGCGGCGCGTTGCCATGCTTCTCGACGAATGGGATATCCTCGACCGCCCCTCCCGCGAAGTCGCAGTGGGACGGACGTTAGACACCGGTGCCCCGTTGACCGGGCAAGATGAATTCGACGAACCCGACTTTGACGCCCGCGACGAATACGGCTTGCCCGTCATCGACCCGAATTCCCACATGGCCAGGGCTTTTTCCGACGATCCCGCCGAGCGCATTTTCCGCCGCCCCTACAACTACGACATGCCGCCAGGGCCAGACTCCCGCGGCTCCTCCAACGCGGGGCAAATGTTCATCTGCTTCCAGAAGAACCCCTTGCAGCAGTTCGACCCGATCCAGAAGCGTCTCGACGACGCCGACCGCCTCAACGAGTGGATCACCCACATCGGCTCCGCCGTGTTCGCCATCCCACGCGGGACGCGCGACGGCGAGTACTGGGGCCAACATCTGCTCGAGGGCTAG